The genomic region AGGATGGTGCGGACCCATGTTCAGCACCATAGGTTCCGTTCTCGTTTCAATTCTTTTAACGTAAGACATAAGTTTAAGTGGGTAAAAATAAACAAACTAGTAGCTATTAACTATTACCCATGACCTATTGCCTAACTGTCTTGTAACTTCGTCCGATTTTTTGTATATTTTTGCTATTTTTGTAGGAGTTGTTTGGGGGTCACGCCTACTATACGTTTAAAGTGTCGATTAAGATGGCTTTGGTTAGCAAAACCGACTTTGTAGGCAGTATCTGCGATCGCTGCACCTTGAAGAAGTAACACTTTAGCACGTTCCACTCGAGTGCGAATTACGTACTGATGCGGAGTTAACCCGATTGACTGTTTAAACAAGTGACAAAAATAATGCGGACTCATCTGCACCACGGCTGCAAGTTCAGCTAAGCCCAAATCTCGGTCTAAATAGTCATTAATATAATCAACAACTTGCTGCAATTTGCGTTTTGATAAACCACCTGCATATTCGCGTATTGGTTTTCGTGCTGAATAGTGCTGTAATAGATGAACGCTTAAGGCGTTTGCCATTGTCTCCGCATAGAGACGACTGTTTTGATCGCTTGCAAGTACTGTCTTTAGTGCTAAACCGATTTGAAAAACAAGTGGATCAGGTGTTGCAAAGTGTGGTATAATATCGACCTCTTCAGAGGTATCATCAACAGCGCGAGCAAACGTATCTTTCTCAAGTGCTAAGAGAATGAAGTCGCCTTCAGCATTCCAACTTGCTTGAGTCGAAACATTTGCAGGAGCAATAACAATATCTCCACCAAATACTGCGTCTTGATGAAAGCGTCCATCTAATTTGCGATCTGCATGAATAGCATAATTACCGTGCGTGAAAATAGCAATTGAGTGCCAACGTGGACTATACATCTCAGGAACTTCATCCGCTGGCTGACACATATAGCCCAGCATAATGCCATCCCAACCCGCCTGAAAACTTGTGAGAATTGGTGGACGTGGGAAAATCTGTAAAACTTTATCTTCTCGATCCAGAACTAACGGGTTCTCATGTGGCATTATCTTGAATCCTGTCTATTAATCATAATTGTCTATTCTTTTTTACTTTCTCTGTCTAATAATCTTATATATGTCTAGTAACCCTAAAGTGATAAACGTTATTAGTCTAGGCATTTGCACCTGTTGCTAAAATTTAAAGATTTGGGACAACTTCAGTAAGTAGAGGACAAAAGCTAGAGTAAAGGTTGAACACTGCCTTAGCTAATATGAGTCTCGCTGAAACACCCACAAGCCGAAATTCTTCTAACCCACTTCTCGCGCTTAACTACGAACCTGCTATAGAATCTTTAGGCGACGATTACTTTGATCCAGTTGTCGCAGCAGAATTTCCGACACATATTCTCCGCTTTCGCAATGATGCGCTACTCCCACTATTAAAGCTCGTTCCGCGAGCGGTTACAGACACACACTTCATTGAAGCTTTTGGTAAATTCCAAGGACGCGAACCGTTATTAGCCCTACGCTATCACGGCTACCAGTTCGGTCAATACAACCCGTATTTAGGAGATGGTAGAGGTTTTCTCTACGGACAAGTACGGGCTACTGATGGCGAACTTTATGATTTTGGTACAAAAGGTTCAGGAACAACACCCTACTCGCGTAGCGCTGATGGTCGATTAACTCTCAAAGGTGGTGTACGCGAGATTTTAGCTGCTGAAGCTTTGCATCAAATGGGTGTTCGCACTAGTCGCTGTCTTAGCCTGATTGAAACGGGAGAAGCATTATGGCGCGGTGATGAACCTTCCCCGACGCGATCTTCTGTAATGATCCGTTTTAGCCGATCGCACATTCGCTTTGGAACTTTCGAGCGCCTACACTACATCGAGCGTCCCGACTTAATTCAAAAACTCCTCAACCACGTTATCGAATACTACTATCCCTCAATTAGAGGCAAAGCTGACCAATACGCACTCTTCTATGCAGAACTCGTCAAACGTG from Chroogloeocystis siderophila 5.2 s.c.1 harbors:
- a CDS encoding helix-turn-helix transcriptional regulator, translated to MPHENPLVLDREDKVLQIFPRPPILTSFQAGWDGIMLGYMCQPADEVPEMYSPRWHSIAIFTHGNYAIHADRKLDGRFHQDAVFGGDIVIAPANVSTQASWNAEGDFILLALEKDTFARAVDDTSEEVDIIPHFATPDPLVFQIGLALKTVLASDQNSRLYAETMANALSVHLLQHYSARKPIREYAGGLSKRKLQQVVDYINDYLDRDLGLAELAAVVQMSPHYFCHLFKQSIGLTPHQYVIRTRVERAKVLLLQGAAIADTAYKVGFANQSHLNRHFKRIVGVTPKQLLQK
- a CDS encoding protein adenylyltransferase SelO; amino-acid sequence: MSLAETPTSRNSSNPLLALNYEPAIESLGDDYFDPVVAAEFPTHILRFRNDALLPLLKLVPRAVTDTHFIEAFGKFQGREPLLALRYHGYQFGQYNPYLGDGRGFLYGQVRATDGELYDFGTKGSGTTPYSRSADGRLTLKGGVREILAAEALHQMGVRTSRCLSLIETGEALWRGDEPSPTRSSVMIRFSRSHIRFGTFERLHYIERPDLIQKLLNHVIEYYYPSIRGKADQYALFYAELVKRVAELTAQWMAAGFCHGVLNTDNMSITGESFDYGPYAFIPSYDPLFTAAYFDYYRRYCYGRQPSVCKLNLELLQEPLQAVISPEDMEVGLSMFDEHYHIKYSKLMLKKLGFSQLPVTEGEELVQTTIQLLQETQVGYHDFFKKLTQDFSPKWQEDANSILDTSDLPWDTSAELLKKWRNLYHKYSTEITQFEETSIARQLQQSNPQIALLRPVIESVWEPIAQEDNWLPFYDLLGQLTRSSNII